The Labilithrix sp. genome includes a window with the following:
- a CDS encoding serine/threonine protein kinase has protein sequence MEADSEPPTTQVTANVHDASTVVGAPMQQLADDLHHDEIARTKSFAGGTAIIAGLGAVAQHINQSTSWVGPIARVLVPILALEAAALWYLAAVKKAYSRGGTIAFGATAVLCSAAIEADVGLFSPIIAASVLGIPFFARARTGPIVWAFAGLKIAIYVALATAVIFDVLPDDGHFSATHVPRSQKITQMLLVTGLFVLGLLHGRSSRKSALESIALARAGAIEARRRVAQLDEARGDLEAALRAQRGRDGIYTGTRVGAWEVGALIGRGAMGEVYAAQNGDGEEAALKLLTGIALEDETGRVRFVREASVASRLRSPNLVEVHAVGEGNDGVPYMAMELLSGEDLASILRREERLDVRAAADMVEDVSRGLAVAHASGIVHRDLKPANIFRVAGKRPVWKVLDFGVCTEEGSSGTLTADRIIGTPLYMAPEQAESQAVGRRTDLFALGAVVYRSLTGVPPFTGATAPQLLYAIVHDAPVRPSELVASLPTDVDAVLAIALAKKPEDRFTSATEMAAALRDAVSGRLDPALRARADAIASWRPFET, from the coding sequence GTGGAGGCGGACTCCGAGCCTCCCACGACGCAGGTGACGGCGAACGTGCACGACGCGTCGACGGTCGTGGGGGCGCCGATGCAGCAGCTCGCCGACGACCTGCACCACGACGAGATCGCGCGCACGAAGAGCTTCGCCGGCGGCACCGCGATCATCGCCGGGTTGGGCGCCGTCGCGCAGCACATCAACCAGAGCACGTCCTGGGTCGGCCCCATCGCGCGCGTGCTCGTCCCCATCCTCGCGCTCGAGGCGGCGGCGCTCTGGTACCTCGCCGCGGTGAAGAAGGCGTACTCGCGCGGCGGCACGATCGCCTTCGGCGCGACGGCGGTGCTGTGCTCGGCCGCGATCGAGGCCGACGTCGGCCTCTTCTCCCCCATCATCGCGGCGAGCGTCCTCGGGATCCCGTTCTTCGCGCGCGCGCGAACGGGGCCGATCGTCTGGGCCTTCGCCGGGCTCAAGATCGCGATCTACGTCGCGCTCGCGACGGCGGTGATCTTCGACGTCCTCCCGGACGACGGCCACTTCTCCGCCACGCACGTGCCGCGCTCCCAGAAGATCACGCAGATGCTCCTCGTGACCGGGCTCTTCGTGCTCGGCCTGCTCCACGGGCGCTCGAGCCGCAAGTCCGCGCTCGAGAGCATCGCGCTCGCGCGCGCCGGCGCGATCGAAGCGCGCCGCCGCGTCGCCCAGCTCGACGAGGCGCGCGGCGACCTCGAGGCCGCGCTCCGGGCGCAGCGCGGGCGCGACGGCATCTACACCGGCACGCGCGTCGGCGCGTGGGAGGTCGGCGCGCTCATCGGTCGCGGCGCGATGGGCGAGGTCTACGCCGCGCAGAACGGCGACGGAGAAGAGGCGGCGTTGAAGCTCCTCACCGGCATCGCGCTCGAGGACGAGACCGGGCGCGTCCGCTTCGTGCGCGAGGCGTCGGTCGCGTCGCGCCTTCGCTCGCCGAACCTGGTGGAGGTCCACGCCGTCGGCGAGGGCAACGACGGCGTGCCGTACATGGCGATGGAGCTCCTCTCCGGCGAAGACCTCGCGTCGATCCTCCGGCGCGAGGAGCGGCTCGACGTCCGCGCCGCCGCGGACATGGTCGAGGACGTCTCCCGCGGCCTCGCCGTCGCCCACGCCTCCGGGATCGTCCATCGCGACCTCAAGCCGGCGAACATCTTCCGCGTCGCGGGGAAGCGACCGGTGTGGAAGGTGCTGGACTTCGGGGTGTGCACGGAGGAGGGCTCGAGCGGCACCCTCACCGCCGACCGCATCATCGGGACGCCGCTCTACATGGCGCCGGAGCAGGCCGAGAGCCAGGCGGTCGGAAGGCGCACGGACCTCTTCGCGCTCGGCGCGGTCGTGTACCGCTCGCTCACGGGCGTGCCGCCGTTCACGGGCGCGACGGCGCCGCAGCTCCTCTACGCGATCGTCCACGACGCGCCGGTCCGCCCGAGCGAGCTCGTCGCCTCGCTCCCCACCGACGTGGACGCGGTCCTCGCGATCGCGCTCGCGAAGAAGCCGGAGGATCGCTTCACGAGCGCGACGGAGATGGCCGCCGCCCTCCGCGACGCCGTGAGCGGCCGGCTCGATCCGGCGCTCCGCGCGCGCGCCGACGCGATCGCCTCGTGGCGCCCGTTCGAGACGTAG
- a CDS encoding TraR/DksA C4-type zinc finger protein, with protein sequence MNKVQLKKFKTLLTEKRDEIVKKAKQTLEEDMTLDSNDLPDEMDLASSEYLQSFTFRLRGREKVFLDKIEKALRKIEDGSFGTCEECGEEISVKRLEARPETTLCIRCKEDQERHEKDYT encoded by the coding sequence ATGAACAAAGTCCAACTGAAGAAGTTCAAGACCCTCCTCACCGAGAAGCGCGACGAGATCGTGAAGAAAGCGAAGCAGACGCTCGAAGAGGACATGACCCTCGACTCGAACGACCTGCCGGACGAGATGGACCTCGCTTCGAGCGAGTACCTCCAGTCCTTCACGTTCCGCCTCCGCGGTCGTGAGAAGGTGTTCCTCGACAAGATCGAGAAGGCGCTCCGCAAGATCGAAGACGGCAGCTTCGGCACCTGCGAGGAGTGCGGCGAAGAGATCTCGGTGAAGCGCCTCGAAGCGCGCCCGGAGACCACCCTCTGCATCCGCTGCAAAGAGGATCAGGAGCGCCACGAAAAGGACTACACCTGA
- the uvrA gene encoding excinuclease ABC subunit UvrA yields the protein MDKLVVSGARQHNLRDVSVTLPRGKLVVFTGPSGSGKSSLAFDTIYAEGQRRYVESLSAYARQFLEQLAKPNVDRIDGLSPAIAIEQRPLSKSPRSTVGTVTEIADYLRLLFARIGVPHCPSCGKRIEAQTVQQIVDRVLALPEGARFSVLAPIARARKGELKLELESLKREGFVRVRIDGTVVDLGDPIELDRSKAHDLDVVVDRIVNKEGVKGRVTESVELALKTGEGRLLVAVEGEEPFWLSERFACVDCGISLPPIEPRMFSFNGPHGACPACDGLGARTVVDPERVVGDPARSLREGVMLAWGRRGSVALATELAAAVEALGVDPDLAWAKQPEEMKKALLFGAEETKGRSKKKKPYAGIVPRLEARLDASDDRQIEEDDPDEDEGGIADDELGRFLVTRTCSACKGRRLRPEALAVKLGGKDIAELGRMALERLRRFLSSLGKDGEQFTARENAVAEPLLRAVTARLGFLIDVGLDYLSLDRSAQTLSSGEGQRIRLATQIGAALVGVLYVLDEPSVGLHARDNARLIEAQIRLRDLGNTVFVVEHDREAILAADHVVDMGPGAGAHGGTIVSAGAPAQVMADPKSITGPWLSGKKQLPIPKTRKARGKGAVRVAGARAHNLKNVSVEVPTGLFTCFTGVSGSGKSSLVVDTLLPAARAKLYSATAPIGECDAVLGLEHVDKVISIDQAPIGRTPRSNPATYTGVFALLRELYAGKPEARARGYKAGRFSFNVKGGRCEACQGDGVLRVEMHFLPDIFVTCDTCGGKRYNRETLEVDYNGLSIADALDLTVERAIPFFEAIPRVRERLDALRRVGLGYLTLGQPATTLSGGEAQRVKLARELARKATGRTLYVLDEPTTGLHFTDIEILLAALLELRDQGNTIVVIEHNLDVVACADWVVDLGPEGGDKGGTIVAAGTPEEIAKTKGSHTGRYLAEVLSRAETRPASKKKSASLPSV from the coding sequence ATGGACAAGCTGGTCGTCAGCGGTGCGCGTCAGCACAACCTGCGTGACGTGAGCGTGACGCTCCCGCGCGGCAAGCTCGTCGTCTTCACGGGGCCCTCCGGCTCCGGGAAGTCCTCGCTCGCCTTCGACACGATCTACGCCGAGGGCCAGCGTCGCTACGTCGAGTCGCTCTCCGCCTACGCGCGCCAGTTCCTCGAGCAGCTCGCGAAGCCGAACGTCGACCGCATCGACGGCCTCTCGCCCGCGATCGCGATCGAGCAGCGGCCGCTCTCGAAGTCACCGCGCTCGACGGTCGGCACCGTCACCGAGATCGCGGACTACCTGCGCCTCCTCTTCGCGCGCATCGGCGTCCCGCACTGCCCGAGCTGCGGCAAGCGCATCGAAGCGCAGACCGTGCAGCAGATCGTCGACCGCGTCCTCGCGCTGCCGGAGGGCGCGCGCTTCAGCGTGCTCGCGCCGATCGCGCGCGCGCGGAAGGGCGAGCTGAAGCTGGAGCTCGAGTCGCTCAAGCGCGAGGGCTTCGTCCGCGTCCGCATCGACGGCACCGTCGTCGACCTCGGCGATCCGATCGAGCTCGATCGCAGCAAGGCGCACGACCTCGACGTCGTCGTCGACCGCATCGTGAACAAAGAAGGCGTGAAGGGCCGCGTCACCGAGAGCGTCGAGCTCGCGCTGAAGACGGGCGAAGGCCGCCTCCTCGTCGCGGTCGAGGGCGAGGAGCCGTTCTGGCTCTCGGAGCGCTTCGCGTGCGTCGACTGCGGGATCTCGCTGCCGCCGATCGAGCCGCGCATGTTCTCGTTCAACGGCCCGCACGGCGCGTGCCCCGCCTGCGACGGCCTCGGCGCGCGCACGGTCGTCGATCCCGAGCGCGTGGTGGGCGATCCCGCGCGCTCGCTGCGCGAAGGCGTGATGCTCGCGTGGGGCCGCCGCGGCTCCGTCGCCCTCGCGACCGAGCTCGCGGCCGCGGTCGAGGCGCTCGGCGTCGATCCCGACCTCGCGTGGGCCAAGCAGCCCGAGGAGATGAAGAAGGCGCTCCTCTTCGGCGCCGAAGAGACGAAGGGGAGGTCGAAGAAGAAGAAGCCGTACGCCGGCATCGTCCCGCGGCTCGAGGCGCGCCTCGACGCGAGCGACGACCGGCAGATCGAGGAGGACGATCCGGACGAGGACGAAGGCGGGATCGCCGACGACGAGCTCGGGCGCTTCCTCGTCACGCGCACCTGCTCGGCGTGCAAGGGGCGCCGCCTCCGGCCCGAGGCGCTCGCGGTGAAGCTCGGCGGCAAGGACATCGCCGAGCTCGGACGGATGGCGCTCGAGCGGCTGCGCCGCTTCCTCTCGAGCCTCGGCAAGGACGGCGAGCAGTTCACCGCGCGCGAGAACGCGGTCGCGGAGCCGCTCCTCCGCGCCGTCACCGCGCGCCTCGGGTTCCTCATCGACGTCGGCCTCGACTACCTCTCGCTCGATCGCAGCGCGCAGACGCTCTCGAGCGGCGAGGGCCAGCGCATCCGCCTCGCGACCCAGATCGGCGCCGCGCTCGTGGGCGTGCTCTACGTCCTCGACGAGCCCTCGGTCGGCCTCCACGCGCGCGACAACGCGCGCCTCATCGAAGCCCAGATCCGCCTCCGCGACCTCGGCAACACCGTCTTCGTCGTGGAGCACGACCGCGAGGCGATCCTCGCCGCCGATCACGTCGTCGACATGGGCCCCGGCGCCGGCGCGCACGGCGGCACGATCGTGTCGGCCGGCGCGCCCGCGCAGGTGATGGCGGACCCGAAGTCGATCACGGGTCCGTGGCTGAGCGGCAAGAAGCAGCTCCCGATCCCGAAGACGCGCAAGGCCCGCGGCAAGGGCGCGGTCCGCGTCGCGGGCGCGCGCGCGCACAACTTGAAGAACGTCTCGGTGGAGGTCCCGACCGGCCTCTTCACGTGCTTCACCGGCGTGTCGGGGAGCGGCAAGTCGAGCCTCGTCGTCGACACGCTCCTCCCCGCCGCGCGCGCGAAGCTCTACTCCGCGACCGCGCCGATCGGCGAGTGCGACGCCGTCCTCGGCCTCGAGCACGTCGACAAGGTCATCTCGATCGATCAGGCGCCGATCGGCCGCACGCCGCGCTCGAACCCCGCGACGTACACCGGCGTGTTCGCGCTGTTGCGCGAGCTCTACGCGGGAAAGCCGGAGGCGCGCGCGCGCGGCTACAAGGCGGGCCGCTTCTCCTTCAACGTGAAGGGCGGGCGCTGCGAGGCGTGCCAGGGCGACGGCGTGCTGCGGGTGGAGATGCATTTCCTCCCCGACATCTTCGTCACCTGCGACACGTGCGGCGGCAAGCGGTACAACCGCGAGACGCTCGAGGTCGACTACAACGGCCTCTCGATCGCGGACGCGCTCGATCTCACGGTGGAGCGCGCGATCCCGTTCTTCGAGGCGATCCCGCGCGTGCGCGAGCGGCTCGACGCGCTCCGGCGCGTGGGGCTCGGCTACCTCACGCTCGGCCAGCCGGCGACGACGCTCTCGGGCGGTGAGGCGCAGCGCGTGAAGCTCGCGCGCGAGCTCGCGCGCAAGGCGACCGGGCGCACGCTCTACGTCCTCGACGAGCCCACGACCGGCCTCCACTTCACCGACATCGAGATCCTGCTCGCCGCGCTCCTCGAGCTCCGCGATCAAGGCAACACCATCGTCGTCATCGAGCACAACCTCGACGTCGTCGCGTGCGCCGACTGGGTCGTCGACCTCGGCCCGGAGGGCGGCGACAAGGGCGGCACGATCGTCGCGGCGGGCACGCCGGAGGAGATCGCGAAGACGAAGGGCTCGCACACGGGCCGCTACCTCGCGGAGGTCCTCTCCCGCGCCGAGACGCGACCGGCGTCGAAGAAGAAGTCGGCGTCTCTGCCGTCGGTGTAA
- a CDS encoding DMT family transporter, with translation MAVSAVLFATMNFLARVATASASWTTVAAVRAAIGALVAYAAARARGRSVAAKDQRAVFWRSLFGTVSMLSTFYAISSKTMSLGNVVTLLNLSPVFLALLAPIVLREPTRPIVALAIAVALAGVVLVVRPSFVFGATTAALTSPTGPSATVTTLAACGAALSSSIAMMMLRRVGQTESPEAIAFHFSVFAAVVLTLLSLFDPKLPSLRDAVCMLLAGICAGVAQLAMTRAYALENAARVAGMSYLAVVASALLGAALLDERPGPTATIGMLLVVAGGVLVTTRPREVASRA, from the coding sequence ATGGCGGTCAGCGCCGTCCTCTTCGCGACGATGAACTTCCTCGCCCGCGTCGCGACGGCGTCGGCCTCGTGGACGACGGTGGCCGCCGTCCGCGCGGCGATCGGGGCCCTCGTCGCCTACGCCGCCGCCCGCGCGCGCGGGCGCTCCGTCGCGGCGAAGGACCAGCGCGCCGTGTTCTGGCGGAGCTTGTTCGGCACGGTGAGCATGCTCTCGACGTTCTATGCGATTTCGTCGAAGACAATGTCGCTCGGAAACGTCGTCACCCTCCTCAACTTGTCGCCCGTCTTCCTCGCGCTCCTCGCGCCGATCGTCCTCCGCGAGCCGACGCGCCCGATCGTCGCGCTCGCGATCGCGGTGGCGCTCGCGGGCGTCGTCCTCGTCGTGCGGCCGAGCTTCGTCTTCGGCGCCACGACCGCGGCGCTCACCTCGCCGACGGGGCCGAGCGCGACCGTCACGACGCTCGCCGCGTGCGGCGCCGCGCTCTCGAGCTCGATCGCGATGATGATGCTCCGCCGCGTCGGACAGACCGAGTCGCCGGAGGCGATCGCGTTCCACTTCTCCGTCTTCGCCGCCGTCGTCCTGACGCTGCTCTCGCTCTTCGATCCGAAGCTGCCCTCCCTCCGCGACGCGGTCTGCATGCTCCTCGCCGGGATCTGCGCCGGCGTCGCGCAGCTCGCGATGACGCGCGCGTACGCGCTCGAGAACGCGGCGCGCGTGGCCGGCATGAGCTACCTCGCCGTCGTCGCGAGCGCGCTCCTCGGCGCGGCGCTGCTCGACGAACGCCCCGGCCCGACCGCGACGATCGGGATGCTCCTCGTCGTCGCGGGCGGCGTCCTCGTCACGACGCGACCACGTGAAGTAGCATCGCGCGCGTGA
- a CDS encoding FadR family transcriptional regulator, whose product MATKLPSQPLLPKERAAEQIVEQLGALIVRGELREGDALPSERVLAERFGCARGTVRQAIHKLGDWGLLETRQGGTTRVADASRAYSVEVTELRYRLGPVDARERREMIERRMLQGVAMVALAELRVDRTEIERLIEVVASLETIEDASEAWKVESEVWTSLAKMGNNRLFERELTWWTRVVETARAEPAPSLMTPSVRFSFYKELLRRLRDGDAAARFYLEMTQLLLRSTTLSE is encoded by the coding sequence ATGGCGACCAAGTTACCCAGCCAGCCGCTCCTGCCGAAGGAGCGGGCGGCGGAGCAGATCGTCGAGCAGCTCGGGGCGCTCATCGTGCGCGGGGAGCTGCGGGAGGGCGACGCGCTGCCGAGCGAGCGCGTGCTGGCGGAGCGCTTCGGGTGCGCGCGCGGCACCGTGCGGCAGGCGATCCACAAGCTCGGCGACTGGGGTCTCCTCGAGACGCGGCAGGGCGGGACGACGCGCGTCGCGGACGCGTCGCGCGCGTATTCGGTCGAGGTGACGGAGCTCCGCTACCGGCTCGGCCCGGTCGACGCCCGCGAGCGGCGCGAGATGATCGAGCGACGCATGCTCCAGGGCGTCGCGATGGTCGCCCTCGCCGAGCTCCGCGTCGACCGCACGGAGATCGAGCGGCTCATCGAAGTCGTCGCGTCGCTCGAGACGATCGAGGACGCGTCCGAAGCGTGGAAGGTCGAGAGCGAGGTGTGGACCTCCCTCGCGAAGATGGGCAATAACCGCCTCTTCGAGCGCGAGCTCACGTGGTGGACACGCGTCGTCGAGACGGCCCGCGCCGAGCCCGCCCCGAGCTTGATGACGCCCAGCGTGCGCTTCTCCTTCTACAAGGAGCTCCTACGCCGCCTCCGCGACGGCGACGCCGCCGCGCGTTTCTACCTAGAAATGACCCAGCTCCTCCTCCGAAGCACCACGCTCAGCGAGTAG
- a CDS encoding aminotransferase class I/II-fold pyridoxal phosphate-dependent enzyme, protein MIDPALDYAVQLRRRADAIATLAVHAGEDPAGDGALDPAIVMSSAFAFQSTEHAARAFRGEEDAWIYGRWGNPTVTALEAKLAAIEGAESACATASGMAAISGAILALCEAGDHVVAPRSMYAESARLLRERLPRLGITTTFVDGDAAAYAAAITDKTKLLYVETPANPTLAVVDLPAVVALARDRGARVLADGTFATPFAQTPLAHGVDLVVHSVTKGLGGHGDVIAGAVLGARAMVDRVRDTVIKGFGGILAPHSAWLVARGLRTFALRQERACATAASLARTLASHPAVAIVHHPSLPSHPGHALACKQMHAFGALLSFELRGGLDAGRRALERLKVATHAVSLGDVRTLAIHPASTTHSTMPAETRRLAGIGDGLIRVSVGIESELELIRDFGQALE, encoded by the coding sequence GTGATCGATCCCGCCCTCGACTACGCGGTCCAGCTCCGCCGCCGCGCCGACGCGATCGCGACCCTCGCGGTCCACGCCGGCGAGGACCCCGCCGGCGACGGCGCGCTCGACCCCGCGATCGTGATGTCGAGCGCGTTCGCGTTCCAGAGCACCGAGCACGCCGCGCGCGCGTTCCGCGGAGAAGAAGACGCATGGATCTACGGGCGCTGGGGCAACCCCACCGTCACCGCGCTCGAGGCGAAGCTCGCCGCGATCGAGGGCGCGGAGAGCGCGTGCGCGACCGCGAGCGGGATGGCCGCGATCTCGGGCGCGATCCTCGCGCTGTGCGAGGCCGGCGATCACGTCGTCGCGCCGCGATCGATGTACGCCGAGAGCGCGCGCCTCCTCCGCGAGCGGCTCCCGCGCCTCGGCATCACGACGACGTTCGTCGACGGCGACGCCGCCGCGTACGCCGCCGCGATCACGGACAAGACGAAGCTCCTCTACGTCGAGACGCCCGCGAACCCGACCCTCGCCGTCGTCGATCTCCCCGCCGTCGTCGCCCTCGCGCGCGATCGCGGCGCGCGCGTCCTCGCCGACGGCACCTTCGCGACGCCCTTCGCCCAGACGCCGCTCGCGCACGGCGTCGACCTCGTCGTGCACTCGGTGACGAAGGGCCTCGGCGGCCACGGCGACGTGATCGCGGGCGCGGTCCTGGGAGCACGCGCGATGGTCGACCGCGTCCGCGACACCGTCATCAAGGGCTTCGGCGGCATCCTCGCGCCGCACTCGGCGTGGCTCGTCGCGCGTGGCCTCCGCACGTTCGCGCTGCGCCAAGAACGCGCATGCGCCACCGCGGCGTCCCTGGCGCGCACGCTCGCCTCCCACCCCGCCGTCGCGATCGTGCACCATCCCTCGCTCCCCTCCCATCCCGGCCACGCGCTCGCGTGCAAGCAGATGCACGCGTTCGGCGCCCTCCTCTCGTTCGAGCTACGCGGCGGCCTCGACGCGGGCCGGCGCGCGCTCGAGCGCCTGAAGGTCGCCACCCACGCGGTGAGCCTCGGCGACGTGCGGACGCTCGCGATCCACCCCGCGTCGACCACGCACTCGACGATGCCGGCCGAGACACGGCGCCTCGCCGGCATCGGCGACGGGCTCATCCGTGTCAGCGTCGGGATCGAATCCGAGCTCGAGCTCATTCGCGACTTCGGCCAAGCGCTCGAATGA